A window of Brachybacterium fresconis contains these coding sequences:
- a CDS encoding glutamine synthetase family protein, producing MEHFHDDVIRKVSDSDVRFVRLWFCDIAGTLKSIAISPSDLETAFTEGIGIDGSTIEGLTRSYESDMILRPDPSTFELLAWRGEINATGRMMCDVLTPDGEPAASDPRRVLREALSRAEEKGLEFFAHPEIEFYLFDEPYRPGERLAPIDNAGYFDHVHRGQGQDFRRTAIQHLEAMNIQVEFSHHENGPGQNEIDLRYADAMTTADNIITLRTVVKEVALSMGQVATFMPKPMIDQPGSGMHTHLSMFQGGKNAFHEPGAEYGLSRVGRQFIAGLLRHAPEYSAVTNQWVNSYKRLWGAQEAPSYVCWGHNNRSALVRVPFHKPTKGTSSRVEFRGLDSAANPYLALAVLLNAGMAGIEGEYELPEGAEDAVWDLTERERLAMGIEPLPTDLFRALETFESSELMASTLGEQVFEFFLRDKQQEWQRYREQVTDYELASTFSRV from the coding sequence ATGGAACATTTCCACGATGACGTCATCCGGAAGGTCTCCGACAGCGACGTGCGCTTCGTCCGGCTGTGGTTCTGCGACATCGCGGGGACGCTGAAGTCCATCGCGATCTCCCCGTCGGACCTCGAGACCGCCTTCACCGAGGGCATCGGGATCGACGGTTCCACGATCGAGGGGCTCACCCGCAGCTACGAGTCCGACATGATCCTGCGCCCCGACCCGTCCACCTTCGAGCTGCTGGCCTGGCGCGGGGAGATCAATGCCACCGGACGGATGATGTGCGACGTGCTCACCCCGGACGGGGAGCCCGCCGCTTCCGATCCCCGCCGCGTGCTGCGTGAGGCGCTGTCGCGGGCGGAGGAGAAGGGCCTGGAGTTCTTCGCCCACCCCGAGATCGAGTTCTACCTGTTCGACGAGCCGTACCGGCCGGGGGAGCGGCTGGCACCGATCGACAACGCCGGCTACTTCGACCACGTCCACCGCGGGCAGGGCCAGGACTTCCGGCGCACCGCCATCCAGCACCTGGAGGCGATGAACATCCAGGTCGAGTTCTCCCACCACGAGAACGGTCCCGGCCAGAACGAGATCGACCTGCGCTACGCGGACGCGATGACCACCGCGGACAACATCATCACCCTGCGCACCGTGGTCAAGGAGGTCGCCCTGTCGATGGGGCAGGTGGCGACCTTCATGCCCAAGCCGATGATCGACCAGCCCGGGTCCGGCATGCACACCCACCTGTCGATGTTCCAGGGCGGCAAGAACGCCTTCCACGAACCCGGCGCCGAGTACGGGCTCTCCCGGGTGGGTCGCCAGTTCATCGCCGGGCTGCTGCGCCACGCCCCGGAGTACAGCGCGGTCACCAACCAGTGGGTGAACTCCTACAAGCGGCTGTGGGGAGCGCAGGAGGCCCCGAGCTACGTCTGCTGGGGCCACAACAACCGCTCCGCCCTGGTGCGGGTGCCGTTCCACAAGCCCACCAAGGGCACCAGCTCCCGCGTCGAATTCCGCGGCCTGGACTCCGCCGCGAACCCCTATCTCGCCCTCGCCGTGCTGCTGAACGCGGGCATGGCCGGGATCGAGGGGGAGTACGAGCTGCCCGAGGGCGCGGAGGACGCGGTCTGGGACCTCACCGAGCGGGAGCGTCTCGCGATGGGCATCGAGCCGCTGCCTACCGACCTGTTCCGGGCGCTGGAGACCTTCGAGAGCTCCGAGCTGATGGCCTCCACGCTCGGTGAGCAGGTCTTCGAGTTCTTCCTGCGTGACAAGCAGCAGGAGTGGCAGCGCTATCGCGAGCAGGTGACCGACTACGAGCTCGCCTCGACCTTCAGCCGGGTCTGA
- the panB gene encoding 3-methyl-2-oxobutanoate hydroxymethyltransferase, whose translation MSTPSGPVGPAKVRIRHLHDAKDRGRPFSMLTAYDQFSAQAFEEAGIDVLLVGDSVGTTVLGHSSTTATTHQDMLTFTGAVARSVHRPLVVADLAFGTYETGPLDAVRHGVELIRAGAEMVKLEGGHAVAPQIRALVEAGIPVMGHLGFTPQSVNALSGHRVQGRDAHAADQLAEDAVAVQEAGASALVLELVPASVAARITEVVQIPTIGIGAGPACDGQVLVWQDMAGLSGFHGKFVKTFADLRRDLTRAAEQYRVEVGERSYPGEEHSFE comes from the coding sequence GTGAGCACACCGTCCGGCCCCGTCGGCCCCGCCAAGGTCCGCATCCGTCATCTGCACGACGCGAAGGACCGTGGGCGGCCGTTCTCGATGCTCACCGCCTACGACCAGTTCTCCGCGCAGGCCTTCGAGGAGGCCGGCATCGACGTGCTGCTGGTCGGGGATTCGGTGGGCACCACAGTGCTGGGGCACTCCTCGACCACCGCCACCACGCATCAGGACATGCTCACCTTCACCGGGGCGGTCGCCCGCAGCGTGCACCGTCCGCTGGTCGTGGCCGACCTCGCCTTCGGCACCTATGAGACCGGACCGCTCGACGCCGTCCGGCACGGTGTCGAGCTGATCCGTGCCGGCGCGGAGATGGTCAAGCTCGAGGGCGGTCACGCGGTCGCGCCGCAGATCCGGGCCCTGGTCGAGGCCGGCATCCCGGTGATGGGCCATCTCGGCTTCACCCCGCAGTCGGTCAACGCCCTGTCCGGACACCGGGTCCAGGGACGCGATGCCCACGCCGCTGATCAGCTCGCCGAGGACGCGGTGGCGGTCCAGGAGGCCGGCGCCTCCGCGCTCGTGCTCGAGCTGGTGCCGGCCTCGGTCGCCGCCCGCATCACGGAGGTGGTGCAGATCCCCACCATCGGCATCGGTGCCGGTCCGGCCTGCGACGGTCAGGTGCTGGTGTGGCAGGACATGGCGGGCCTGTCCGGCTTCCACGGAAAATTCGTCAAGACCTTCGCGGATCTGCGCCGCGACCTCACCCGGGCGGCCGAGCAGTACCGGGTCGAGGTCGGGGAGCGCTCCTACCCCGGCGAGGAGCACTCCTTCGAGTGA
- a CDS encoding SPOR domain-containing protein, producing MSQATEFYYNLATKTVEEGRQSPATELMGPYDSREAAQHALSIAEGRNEQWDEADADWNGAAGDEKG from the coding sequence ATGAGCCAGGCCACGGAGTTCTACTACAACCTCGCCACCAAGACGGTGGAGGAGGGCCGGCAGTCCCCGGCGACCGAGCTGATGGGCCCCTACGACTCGCGCGAGGCGGCGCAGCACGCGCTGAGCATCGCGGAGGGCCGCAACGAGCAGTGGGACGAGGCCGACGCCGACTGGAACGGCGCGGCCGGCGACGAGAAGGGCTGA
- the map gene encoding type I methionyl aminopeptidase: MTVDQVWTRPEGRELLVPGTVSPRRAVPARIERPEYVGKDEAVSDSGPKVQSADVIERVREASRVAALALAAAGEAAVPGATTDHIDEVVHDVLIEHGAYPSTLGYLGFEKSCCTSLNEVICHGIPDSTVMQAGDILNVDVTAFLHGVHGDTNATFEVGEVHPAAHDLVERSHEAMMRGVKVAKPGREVNVIGRVIEKFVARHGYESVRDYTGHGVAEGFHNGLVIPHYDSAPLFDDVIEEGMTFTIEPMVTIGSQAWEQWDDGWTVVTKDRSFTAQFEHTMLITDQGPELLTVV; this comes from the coding sequence ATGACTGTAGATCAGGTGTGGACCCGTCCTGAAGGCCGCGAGCTGCTGGTGCCCGGCACGGTGAGCCCGCGACGTGCGGTGCCCGCGCGCATCGAGCGCCCCGAGTACGTGGGCAAGGACGAGGCGGTCTCCGACTCCGGCCCCAAGGTCCAGAGCGCCGACGTGATCGAGCGGGTGCGCGAGGCCAGCCGCGTCGCGGCCCTCGCCCTGGCCGCCGCCGGCGAGGCCGCCGTGCCGGGCGCGACCACCGACCACATCGACGAGGTCGTCCACGACGTGCTGATCGAGCACGGCGCCTACCCCTCCACCCTCGGCTACCTGGGCTTCGAGAAGTCCTGCTGCACCAGCCTGAACGAGGTCATCTGCCACGGCATCCCGGACTCGACCGTGATGCAGGCCGGCGACATCCTCAACGTCGACGTCACCGCCTTCCTCCACGGGGTCCACGGAGACACCAACGCCACCTTCGAGGTGGGCGAGGTCCACCCCGCCGCGCACGATCTCGTCGAGCGATCCCACGAGGCGATGATGCGCGGCGTCAAGGTCGCCAAGCCCGGCCGCGAGGTCAACGTCATCGGGCGCGTGATCGAGAAGTTCGTGGCCCGGCACGGCTACGAGTCGGTGCGGGACTACACCGGCCACGGCGTCGCCGAAGGCTTCCACAACGGCCTGGTGATCCCCCACTACGACTCCGCTCCCCTGTTCGACGACGTGATCGAGGAAGGCATGACCTTCACGATCGAGCCCATGGTCACGATCGGCTCCCAGGCCTGGGAGCAGTGGGACGACGGCTGGACCGTGGTGACCAAGGACCGCTCCTTCACCGCCCAGTTCGAGCACACGATGCTGATCACCGACCAGGGTCCTGAGCTGCTCACCGTCGTGTGA
- the ppgK gene encoding polyphosphate--glucose phosphotransferase — MAKKHRRAFGIDIGGSGIKGAPVDLSTGELTADRVRIPTPQPSLPDAVADTVAELISSFDLDDEMPVGVTFPAVIQHGVAQTAANVDDSWIGTDVDALLTERTGHDVFVVNDADAAGIAEMDFGAGRKKKGVVLVITLGTGVGSAMFVDGTLVPNAELGHVLLHGDSAEKYMASSIREREDLDWETWAARLQEYFSHIEFLFSPDRIIVGGGVSKKHKHFLPLLDLKTTIVPAKLRNEAGIIGAASLARQEQKALAKKAKKDAEKTK; from the coding sequence ATGGCGAAGAAGCACCGCAGGGCGTTCGGGATCGACATCGGCGGCAGCGGCATCAAGGGTGCCCCGGTGGATCTGTCCACCGGTGAGCTGACCGCGGATCGGGTGCGGATCCCCACCCCGCAGCCGTCGCTGCCGGATGCGGTCGCGGACACCGTCGCTGAGCTGATCTCGTCCTTCGACCTCGACGACGAGATGCCCGTGGGGGTCACCTTTCCCGCCGTGATCCAGCACGGCGTCGCCCAGACCGCCGCGAACGTCGACGACTCCTGGATCGGCACCGACGTGGACGCCCTGCTCACAGAGCGCACCGGACACGACGTGTTCGTCGTCAACGACGCCGACGCCGCCGGCATCGCCGAGATGGACTTCGGGGCGGGCCGCAAGAAGAAGGGTGTGGTCCTGGTGATCACGCTGGGCACCGGCGTGGGCAGTGCGATGTTCGTCGACGGCACGCTGGTGCCCAACGCCGAGCTGGGCCATGTGCTGCTGCACGGCGACTCCGCCGAGAAGTACATGGCCAGCTCGATCCGGGAGCGCGAGGACCTGGACTGGGAGACCTGGGCCGCGCGGCTGCAGGAGTACTTCTCCCACATCGAGTTCCTGTTCAGCCCCGATCGCATCATCGTCGGCGGCGGGGTCTCGAAGAAGCACAAGCATTTCCTGCCGCTGCTGGATCTGAAGACCACGATCGTGCCGGCGAAGCTGCGCAACGAGGCCGGGATCATCGGGGCCGCGTCCCTGGCCCGCCAGGAGCAGAAGGCGCTGGCGAAGAAGGCCAAGAAGGACGCCGAGAAGACGAAGTAG
- a CDS encoding YaaA family protein, with the protein MLILLPPSETKTRPADEGAAPLELASLGLPQLTEARGTVLRAAQRTAAAQNGAAMLGVPASSPELLERMARIEAEPTAGALAVYSGVLYDQLRRDHSPAADRRVLVQSALFGLVDADVDRIPAYRLSAGSTLSRLGKAGSWWSPRLKPLAGELRQEQAESGSPVVIDCRSGSYRSMMTMRSGDGVRVLEVSPVQERAGVRKVISHDAKRYRGLVTRALLEAERTPTSADEAVDVVRTAFGTQLQVELEGDRLVVVDRVG; encoded by the coding sequence GTGCTGATCCTGCTGCCGCCCTCGGAGACCAAGACCCGCCCCGCCGACGAGGGCGCCGCTCCGCTCGAGCTCGCCTCGCTCGGCCTGCCCCAGCTGACCGAGGCGCGCGGCACTGTCCTGCGCGCCGCCCAGCGCACCGCCGCCGCGCAGAACGGCGCGGCGATGCTCGGCGTCCCCGCCTCCTCCCCGGAGCTGCTGGAGCGCATGGCGCGGATCGAGGCGGAGCCGACCGCCGGCGCCCTGGCCGTCTACTCCGGGGTGCTGTACGACCAGCTCCGCCGGGACCACTCACCCGCCGCGGATCGCCGCGTGCTGGTCCAGAGCGCCCTGTTCGGGCTCGTCGACGCCGACGTCGACCGGATCCCGGCATATCGCCTCTCCGCCGGCTCCACCCTCTCCCGCCTCGGCAAGGCGGGTTCCTGGTGGTCGCCGCGCCTGAAGCCCCTCGCCGGCGAGCTGCGCCAGGAGCAGGCGGAGTCCGGATCCCCCGTCGTCATCGACTGCCGCTCCGGCTCGTACCGTTCCATGATGACGATGCGCAGCGGCGACGGCGTGCGCGTGCTCGAGGTGTCCCCGGTCCAGGAGCGCGCCGGGGTGCGGAAGGTGATCTCGCACGACGCCAAGCGGTACCGCGGACTGGTCACCCGCGCGCTGCTGGAGGCCGAGCGGACGCCGACCTCGGCCGACGAGGCCGTCGACGTCGTCCGCACCGCTTTCGGGACGCAGCTGCAGGTCGAGCTCGAGGGCGACCGCCTGGTCGTCGTGGACCGGGTGGGCTGA
- a CDS encoding Nif3-like dinuclear metal center hexameric protein, translated as MSAPTSVGSVTGILEETYPLSWAEDWDRVGLVLGERAADVQRVLLAVDPTLEVAREAVGRDAELLVTHHPLLLRGASFLPADEGKGAVVTHLLRSGVALWCGHTNVDRSTRGTVGAWTRALDLRGAQPLIPAQEAEDGAHGSSLFGLGAIGELPEPTTVGALARVVADLVPATARGILHTGPGDREVERVAVCPGAGDSFLEQAAAAGVDAYITSDLRHHPALEHVEANADPAAVPALLDVPHAASEALWLPLARDLLTETVPGLEVLVSTHTTDPWGGRSA; from the coding sequence GGCTCCGTCACCGGCATCCTCGAGGAGACCTACCCGCTCTCCTGGGCCGAGGACTGGGACCGGGTCGGTCTGGTGCTGGGGGAGCGCGCGGCGGACGTCCAGCGGGTGCTGCTGGCCGTGGATCCCACCCTCGAGGTGGCGCGCGAGGCCGTGGGCCGCGATGCCGAGCTGCTGGTCACCCACCATCCGCTGCTGCTGCGCGGTGCCAGCTTCCTGCCGGCCGACGAGGGTAAGGGCGCGGTCGTCACGCATCTGCTGCGCTCCGGTGTCGCCCTGTGGTGCGGGCACACGAACGTCGACCGCTCCACCCGCGGCACCGTCGGTGCCTGGACCCGGGCGCTGGATCTGCGCGGCGCCCAGCCGCTGATCCCGGCGCAGGAGGCCGAGGACGGGGCCCACGGCTCGAGCCTGTTCGGCCTCGGCGCGATCGGTGAGCTCCCGGAGCCGACCACCGTCGGCGCCCTCGCCCGCGTCGTCGCCGACCTCGTCCCGGCCACCGCCCGCGGCATCCTGCACACCGGCCCGGGCGACCGCGAGGTCGAACGGGTGGCGGTGTGCCCCGGGGCGGGAGATTCCTTCCTCGAGCAGGCCGCCGCCGCGGGGGTGGACGCCTACATCACCTCGGACCTGCGCCACCATCCGGCGCTCGAGCATGTCGAGGCGAACGCGGATCCGGCTGCCGTGCCGGCGCTGCTCGACGTGCCGCATGCGGCCAGCGAGGCGCTCTGGCTACCGCTGGCCCGTGACCTGCTCACCGAGACCGTGCCCGGTCTCGAGGTGCTGGTCAGCACGCACACCACCGACCCGTGGGGCGGTCGCTCCGCCTGA